The segment AGCGGCGGACAATCGTGACGAGCGCCTCAGCGACTGGTTGCAGCTGTTCGTCGACGCACGTGCCGCGGACGGTCACTTGCTTCAGCTGGGGGGCAGCGGCTGCAGCCTGGTTGTTATCGGCGGTCGGAGTTGGCTGGGCCTGATTCGGTTCGACCGCGTTTACTCCGCCGATCAGCCAGCAGGCGGCGACCAGCAACAGGGCAATCAAGAGCGACACAGGGCGTTTGGCGGTCGTCATCGTCTTCCTTTCCGGTTTCAACAGTCCATGTATTCTGTCTTCCAGCGTCCAGCGCGTTCCCAGGATGCCGAGCGATGGGGCGATACGTCCCCAATCGGCGCTCCGCTCGGCAAGGTCCAACAGGGTTTGGGCATATTGAACCGCGTCGCCGTGACGCAGTACGTAGTTGTCGCAAATCTCTTCGCGTGAGCGGGCGATCGCTTGATTCAAGCGATGGATGAGCGGATGCCACCACCAGAGCAGCGATGCGGTCCGCTGAGCGAGATGGATCCAGCCGTCGCCGCGGGCGATGTGAGCCGCCTCGTGGATCAGCACGTCGCGCAGTTCCGCTTCCGACCCATCACGAAGCAGCGTTTGCGGCAGCAAGATCGTTGGCCGCCAAACGCCAACCACAAACGGCATGGGCAATTCCGTCAGCGCGAGTGGAGGCAATTGACGAAGGTTGACGGCCTGACGAACGTCAGCGGCGATTGTGGGAAACCTTTGGCATCGCGCTTGCAATTGAGCGTCCGATTCGACAACCGTCAGCGTACGTAGCAGTCGCCGCATCCGCCAGGAGCGAAGGGCCCAAAACGCCGCCGAAAGAATAGAGCCGCCAAGCCAGACGCCGCCGAGGACAACGCCCAGCCAGGCGGTCGTTGGCCAAGCCGGCCGTGGCGGGGCGACGGTCGGAACGAGCGGCTGGGTTGACGATGCGGCGACGGGCGGTCGCTCGTCCGCCTCCGGTGGTTTCGTTGCCAGGGGCTCGGCGACGTTCGTGTTGAGGGGGGGCTGTTCGAGGGAATCGAGGGGAGGCTCGCTCCGTTCGATGGGATCCAGGGAAGGCGCTTCCCGCACGGCGATCGTGGTAGGCGGACTGGGCGCTGGGATACGCCACCAGCGCATTGCAGGAAAAACCGCCGTCAAGAAGGGCGCGGCCAGGATCAGCGTCAGCGCAGTCATGCCAATTGCGTGACGGCGGGCAGGATTGTTGGGGAATAGCGAGACGAGCAGCCAGGCGAAGGCGCCGATTGCGGTGACCTGGACGATCACGGTCAGGGCATAGTTGAGCCAGTCCATTACGACTTCTCCTTGCCATGCGACTTGAGAAGCTTACGGATTCGCTCGGCTTCGGACTTGGAGACGGTTTTGTCTTGCAGCAGCGTCAGTACAAGTCCTTCCGGGGAACCGTCGAAGACGGTCTGAATGAAGCGAGCGACGGTCGCTTGCTGTGATTCCTCACGCGAAACGGTAGGAACATAGACGAAGCTAGACTCTTCTTCACGGTGCGAAAGCCACCCTTTTTCTTCGAGCCGGACGATCAAGGTCTGGACGGTATTGCGCGAGACCCCACGCCGCTGATTCAGGATTTTCCAGATGTCCGAGACCGTGCAGCTTTCACGATCCCAGATCAGATTCATGATCTCCCACTGTGCGTCCGAGAGCGCTGGGAGCTTGCTTGCGCCTGCCATTGCAACGATCCGATCAGCTTTCCCAATAAAAAGCGGACAGGGCGATTTGCGTCGCCTACCTACAGGTGTAGGTTATCGCTGCCGACAGTTGTAGTCAATACGCTTTTTACGTCTTCCGTCGGGCTCAAAGGGCCGACCTAAAGCGGCCTAGGGTGGAATCGCCGCAGGTTCATTTGCACCGAATCGTCGTTGACGTTTGATT is part of the Blastopirellula sediminis genome and harbors:
- a CDS encoding BlaI/MecI/CopY family transcriptional regulator, translated to MAGASKLPALSDAQWEIMNLIWDRESCTVSDIWKILNQRRGVSRNTVQTLIVRLEEKGWLSHREEESSFVYVPTVSREESQQATVARFIQTVFDGSPEGLVLTLLQDKTVSKSEAERIRKLLKSHGKEKS